A genome region from Deltaproteobacteria bacterium includes the following:
- a CDS encoding cytochrome c — translation AACHTIGAKEGAKPGKQPIGPDLHGVTRKRDRAWLVRWLAEPDKMLAEKDPLASALLAEYGNVPMPNLRLGVDEIKALLTYIDEESMRQPLP, via the coding sequence CGCCGCCTGCCACACGATCGGGGCGAAGGAGGGCGCGAAGCCGGGGAAGCAGCCGATCGGGCCGGACCTGCACGGGGTGACCCGGAAGCGGGACCGCGCCTGGCTGGTCCGCTGGCTGGCGGAACCGGACAAGATGCTGGCAGAGAAGGATCCGCTGGCCTCGGCATTGCTGGCGGAATACGGCAATGTGCCGATGCCCAACCTGCGGCTGGGTGTCGACGAAATCAAAGCCTTGCTCACCTATATCGACGAGGAAAGCATGCGACAACCGTTGCCGTGA
- a CDS encoding multicopper oxidase domain-containing protein, with product MERHAAPGRRIRKTIYYFTYYFIGAALCGFLNVSIAPATELDDFGPPPEGDPSAQTGPFIGLQFADNALRGVPPANEGALILQDNVQGTVESVGVNIVPPPRPRDGIFNIPTNSKPSPLFGAQSFTQQMLLFEEFGPEALNDNTPLQTGTFPMPVDNQSGPVGTALETFLAGAGIGPYPTRVSNTVDLNPWKTAIESFLGRPILAPPAEGRPPGEGWAHQRWNEFKPQSFFKTAQAGARTNGGFRDGKQRHQYSAGEFGPGGLYHTVYGTNDNAAILVGSTAGLEIRFHPNMPIQDPKALWTFDGTLPPKLLMARHGQPIMMRHYNALPIDPTANRGFGLHTITTHEHNGHSPAESDGYTNAFFFPGQFYDYRWPLQLAGYDSINTDATDPRAAFPCSPEETLFVNDSADNTVTPKTCVNGSIRIRGDWHETMSTHWFHDHMLDFTAQNVYKGNAVMMNYYSALDRGNETFSDGINLRLPSGTALPWGNRDYDVNLVIADKAWDQSGQLWFNIFNTDGFLGDHLFANWLYHPYFEVRARRYRFRILNGSVSRYLSIALVRQRNDTDGELPGPGGSGISYDRVPFHMIANDGNIMEHAVPFDGNMDLDGDGIGVPDDFKGILPTQGIAERYDIVVDFKRHGIQPGDRLYFVNVLEHRDGRGVSGKIPLGNILSGNYQARLRDNNNDGVPDEWEQGDPAVGKFLEFRVVAHSGGDPSMNPDDFIPGRQTMIPLLIHSEPDGKLPSALENVRHRTFEFGRSEGTDATPWTIKTDDGVPYPGAPSPLPPALGFHMDPRRVSAAPQLATGPTQGGFSGGVPWEVWTIKGGGGWDHPVHVHFEEGIILSRGGDPPPEWEKWARKDMYRIGDNDDSRSPIVMAIRFREFAGTYVEHCHNTQHEDRAMLLRWDVEHPGQYTMMPTPLPTWDGVEFVDSAPFEYEFQRRFQRGAFATVQAFGAVDNLVWSTSGFAPGAYEVKVAVRPVGRTTLLGIATIPYTLASGAATGVNLTPSPSDPQAPGTSVTWTASASGGSGSYEYEFWLL from the coding sequence ATGGAAAGACACGCGGCTCCGGGTAGGCGGATCAGAAAGACCATATATTACTTCACCTATTACTTCATCGGGGCAGCGCTCTGCGGCTTCCTCAATGTTTCTATCGCCCCGGCGACGGAGCTCGACGATTTCGGTCCTCCGCCCGAGGGAGACCCGTCCGCGCAGACCGGGCCTTTCATCGGGCTCCAGTTCGCAGACAACGCCCTCCGCGGGGTTCCGCCCGCAAACGAAGGGGCCTTGATCCTCCAGGATAACGTCCAGGGAACCGTGGAAAGCGTGGGCGTCAACATCGTGCCGCCGCCCCGCCCGCGGGACGGTATTTTCAACATTCCCACCAACAGCAAGCCGAGCCCGCTCTTCGGCGCCCAGTCGTTCACCCAGCAGATGCTGCTCTTCGAGGAGTTCGGCCCCGAGGCGCTGAACGACAACACGCCTCTCCAGACCGGCACCTTCCCGATGCCGGTGGACAACCAGAGCGGGCCGGTGGGCACAGCGCTGGAAACGTTCCTGGCCGGAGCGGGGATCGGGCCGTACCCCACGCGGGTCTCGAACACGGTGGACCTCAACCCCTGGAAAACGGCGATCGAAAGTTTCCTCGGCCGGCCGATCCTCGCGCCCCCCGCCGAAGGAAGGCCGCCGGGAGAAGGGTGGGCCCACCAGCGGTGGAACGAATTCAAGCCCCAGTCCTTCTTCAAGACCGCCCAGGCGGGCGCGCGCACGAACGGCGGTTTCCGCGACGGCAAACAGAGGCACCAGTACAGCGCGGGGGAATTCGGCCCGGGCGGGCTCTACCACACCGTCTACGGGACCAACGACAACGCCGCCATCCTCGTCGGATCCACGGCCGGCCTGGAGATCCGGTTCCACCCGAACATGCCCATCCAGGACCCGAAAGCGCTCTGGACCTTCGACGGAACCCTTCCGCCGAAGCTGCTCATGGCGCGCCACGGACAACCGATCATGATGCGCCACTACAACGCGCTGCCGATCGACCCGACGGCGAACCGCGGCTTCGGGCTGCACACGATCACCACGCACGAGCACAACGGCCACTCCCCGGCCGAGAGCGACGGCTACACCAACGCCTTCTTCTTCCCGGGGCAGTTCTACGACTACCGCTGGCCGCTGCAGCTCGCCGGGTACGACAGCATCAACACGGACGCGACCGACCCCAGGGCGGCGTTCCCCTGCTCGCCGGAGGAAACGCTCTTCGTCAACGACTCCGCCGACAACACCGTGACCCCGAAAACCTGCGTGAACGGGTCCATCCGGATCCGCGGCGACTGGCACGAGACGATGAGCACCCACTGGTTCCACGACCACATGCTCGATTTCACGGCGCAGAACGTCTACAAGGGCAACGCCGTGATGATGAACTACTACAGCGCGCTGGATCGCGGGAACGAGACGTTCAGCGACGGGATCAACCTCCGCCTGCCGAGCGGAACGGCGCTCCCCTGGGGCAACCGCGACTACGACGTCAACCTGGTGATCGCCGACAAGGCGTGGGACCAGAGCGGACAACTCTGGTTCAACATCTTCAACACGGACGGCTTCCTGGGCGACCACCTGTTCGCCAACTGGCTCTACCACCCCTACTTCGAGGTGCGCGCGCGCCGCTACCGGTTCCGCATCCTGAACGGCTCGGTGTCCCGCTACTTATCGATCGCGCTGGTTCGCCAGCGCAACGACACGGACGGAGAGCTGCCCGGCCCGGGCGGCTCCGGGATTTCCTACGACCGGGTCCCCTTCCACATGATCGCCAACGACGGCAACATCATGGAGCACGCGGTCCCCTTCGACGGAAACATGGACCTCGACGGCGACGGCATCGGGGTCCCCGACGATTTCAAGGGCATTCTCCCGACCCAGGGCATCGCGGAGCGATACGACATCGTCGTGGACTTCAAGAGGCACGGCATCCAGCCCGGCGACAGGCTGTACTTCGTAAACGTGCTCGAACACCGGGACGGACGGGGCGTCAGCGGCAAGATCCCGCTGGGGAACATCCTGTCCGGGAATTACCAGGCCCGGCTCCGGGACAACAACAACGACGGCGTGCCCGACGAATGGGAACAGGGGGACCCGGCGGTCGGCAAGTTCCTCGAATTCCGAGTCGTCGCCCACTCCGGGGGGGACCCGAGCATGAACCCGGACGACTTCATCCCGGGCCGGCAAACGATGATCCCGCTGCTCATCCATTCCGAACCGGACGGGAAACTTCCTTCGGCGCTGGAGAACGTGCGGCACCGCACGTTCGAGTTCGGCCGCTCGGAGGGGACCGACGCGACCCCGTGGACCATCAAGACGGACGACGGGGTGCCGTACCCCGGCGCCCCCTCACCCCTTCCCCCGGCGCTTGGATTCCACATGGATCCCCGGCGGGTGTCGGCAGCGCCGCAACTGGCCACCGGCCCGACGCAGGGGGGCTTCAGCGGCGGAGTCCCGTGGGAGGTCTGGACCATCAAGGGCGGCGGCGGCTGGGACCACCCGGTCCACGTCCATTTCGAGGAAGGGATCATCCTCTCGCGCGGGGGCGATCCTCCCCCCGAATGGGAGAAGTGGGCCCGCAAGGACATGTACCGGATCGGCGACAACGACGACAGCCGTTCCCCCATCGTGATGGCGATCCGGTTCCGGGAGTTCGCCGGGACCTACGTGGAGCATTGCCACAACACCCAGCACGAGGACCGCGCCATGCTGCTGCGCTGGGATGTGGAACATCCGGGACAATACACGATGATGCCGACCCCCCTGCCCACCTGGGACGGGGTGGAATTCGTCGATTCCGCGCCATTCGAATACGAGTTCCAGCGCAGGTTCCAGAGAGGCGCCTTCGCGACCGTGCAGGCGTTCGGAGCCGTCGACAACCTGGTATGGTCGACCTCGGGGTTCGCCCCGGGAGCGTACGAAGTGAAAGTCGCCGTCCGGCCGGTGGGCCGCACCACGCTCCTGGGAATCGCCACGATACCGTACACGTTGGCGTCGGGGGCGGCGACGGGTGTGAATCTCACTCCATCTCCATCCGATCCGCAGGCTCCCGGGACGTCCGTGACCTGGACCGCATCCGCAAGCGGCGGTTCGGGGAGTTACGAATACGAGTTCTGGCTCCTGA